Sequence from the Helianthus annuus cultivar XRQ/B chromosome 13, HanXRQr2.0-SUNRISE, whole genome shotgun sequence genome:
atataaatatgtgtgtgtgtgtgtacgcGCGAATGTCTATGTGTGAGTATTATTAATATTTTCCCATTATACAGGGATGCATATGTGTAAGCCCTTTAACCGATAAATTCAATGATTTTAATTCAAGATTAGAGTTTGCCCACCAGTTTGCACTTATTTCCGATGATATATACGAGGTAAACAAAAAGTTTATATCAACTTCATGACATAGTTACTTCACAATTTGCGAGCTATGATCTAACATCTTCATGATTCTTGATATATTTCAGTCTACAAAAGAAACTTGTAATGGAAACTACATAAATTCTGATCCGGATAACATAGCATGTTTATACAATCTTCAACGGATAGAGGAGGTACAAATGGAAAATATTTAATTAGATATGTGTAATTTTAATCACAATctctaataattttttttttaattccagTGCACAAGCGGACTTAACATAGGCAATATATTGGATCCAGTTTGTGATGCTGCAAATCCAGCGCCAACTTGTTTTGTAACTTTTCTTTCTCATATTAAACAATATGCCCCTCAGAagcatatatatatgtgtgtgtgtatgcatgtatgtacgTAGAAGGTTTCCGTACACAATACTCTTAACCTAAAAATAGTGAGAAATaatcatttttataaaattaacctTTCATAGTTAACAAAACTAAGAGAACATGATCAATTTACCAATTATTTTATATTTACAGGAAGCTGCTGATGAATATTTAGGATCTTGGGCAAACAATAATGTTGTTCAGAAAGCACTTCATGTTCGCGAGGTATGTTTTTACAATGACTTAACAAACTAATGACACTATTTACTCAATGATAAATGGTGGGTGCTCTCAAAGGTAGTATTATTGTCACAATAATATACCAAAGTATTAATGATAGTACCTACTGAATTCATTTATTTAGAAAAATTTGTATTAAGGCAAAATGTTATATATAGTTTCGTCATATTAACACATAGAATCTACTGGGGCCTTTAAACATCTTTCATAAAATCCCATTATGTATACAAATTCCACAAATGAACAAATTGTTTGGTCTTTTGTAGTCATCTCCAAAACAAAACTCCATTTTCTTTTGAATTGATTTTACGTCATTTTTTTGTAGGGAACGATTGAAACTTGGCACAAAACCAATTATTCTCTACAATACGATATGAACAAAGAAGACACGATTTATTACTCATATGACATCTTTAGTGGCGTCGACTACCATAGACAACTTGTTGCAAGAAACTCTCATGTTTTGATCATTAAGTATTGCATACActcttaaaaataatatttatagtGTAGGCATATATGGTAATTACTTCTATTTTGATATCTTAATTATGTAATTATCTATTTGTAGTGGTGATCATGATATGAATTTCCCATACATCGGCACTTTGAAATGGATTAAGTCTCTAGATCTTCCAACTAAAAGCCCATGGAAGCCATGGTTTGTTAGTAACCAAGTTGCTGGGTGAGCTCACATTTCTTACATAAGCATTTTCTTAGTTATTAGACATGTAAACTGACCATTCTTTGCTTTTGTAGATACCAGATGACGTATGCTAAAAACGGATACACGTTAACGTATGCAACCATTAAGGTAAGAAACATGCAATTTAAACGGCATATTTAGTCAAACTTTAACCAATCACTATTCGCTCAGAAGGATGGCTTAAATATGTCCAAAGAACTCTTGAACTGTAAAACTGGTTATAGTTGAATTTTGCTTGAAACATAACTAAACAAAATGAATCTAGAACAAAAAAGTGATTTATTTGCATTATGTAGGGTGCTGGTCATGTAGTGGCATTAAACAAGCCCGAAGAAGCTTTTTTGATGGTGGATGACTGGCTATCTACTAGTTATTTAAGCGATATCTAAGAACATAAAATATATCACTATTATTAATTTACTTGTCAATTCTAAGTCATGACAAATTATGTCGCATATCAAGTTAATGTTCTTATGTTTTATTCTTATGTAAAATCGAAGTCTAATTATTTTATattatgtttattttaatatgaTGTATAACTAGCAGACATCCTCGCGCTCCGTTGCGAGCTTTCGGTCGTTATCGGTTCGTTACACTTTTGATACGTTTCCGTTACTTGGTATAGCTTTGGCTATAGTTTACACTACCAAAAAAAGATTCTACTTTGATACCTcgagaaaaccataaaaacaaatattCTCGGTTGTGGCATGCATGTGtcagtagggctgtaaacgaacc
This genomic interval carries:
- the LOC110900065 gene encoding serine carboxypeptidase-like 7, with product METSYKTLLSFFFMFMHLTSLSNSKSIIKNLPGFHGDLPFTLETGYVGIGEDDAVQVFYYFVESQRDPLHDPLLLYIPGGPGASGLYPLLYQIGPLNINFESSTWTNITLELNQNSWAKVANMIFVDLPAGVGFSYAKTWEASRSSDSILALQCYEFIQKWLVEHPRFLNNPFYMSGISYYGLVIPAVTLETYKGNQLGNQPQVNIKGCICVSPLTDKFNDFNSRLEFAHQFALISDDIYESTKETCNGNYINSDPDNIACLYNLQRIEECTSGLNIGNILDPVCDAANPAPTCFEAADEYLGSWANNNVVQKALHVREGTIETWHKTNYSLQYDMNKEDTIYYSYDIFSGVDYHRQLVARNSHVLIINGDHDMNFPYIGTLKWIKSLDLPTKSPWKPWFVSNQVAGYQMTYAKNGYTLTYATIKGAGHVVALNKPEEAFLMVDDWLSTSYLSDI